Within the Desulfotignum phosphitoxidans DSM 13687 genome, the region CGGATCTCATGATTCAGACACCTTTAACCGGGCCGGGGCCATTGTGGTAAGCCCGGGTATTCCCCTGAATATCCCGCATCTGGTCCAGGCAAAAGCCGCCGGTGTGCCGTTGTTCGGGGATCTGGACATCTTTTCACAGCACAATACCACCCCAATGGTGGCTATTACCGGCACCAACGGCAAAACCACGGTCACCACCCTGGTGCGGGACATGCTGGAAGCTTCGGGCATATCCACGTTCACAGGCGGCAACATCGGCACCCCACTGGTGGAATATCTCATGTCTGACACACCGGCCCGGGTGGTGGTGGCGGAAATTTCCAGTTTTCAGCTGGATCTGGCCCGCCGCTTTGCACCGGAAACCGCCGTGCTGCTCAATATCTCTCCGGACCACCTGGATCGATATCAGGGCATGGCGGATTACTGCCGGTCCAAATGGTCGATTTTCAAAAATCAGACACCGGACCATGCCGCCATAATCAATGCAGACATGGATGACACCTGTCATGTCCGTCCGAACCTATCCGCCCGATTATATGAATTTTCATCCACCCCGGGCACCCGGATTCACCGGGGGGCCAAAGTGGAAAATCAGACCATTCATTTGGTTCTGCCGGAAACAGCATCTGATCATCCCAGGCAAATTAAATGTGAAAACCGGGTCCGGATTCCCGGCATTCACAACCTGGAGAACATTGCAGCCGCTGCTCTGGCAACCCTGTGTGCCGGAGGCACTCTTTCGGGGATCCAACAGGCGGTCAATGCCTTTAATGGACTGCCCCACCGCTTGACATTCGTCACTGAAATAGAAGGTATTGAATTTTACAACGATTCCAAAGCCACCAACACGGATGCGGTAATCCGTGCCCTGGCCTGCTTTACAAAACCGGTGGTTCTGATTCTGGGGGGCCGGGAAAAGGACACGGATTTCACCCTGCTGGAACCGGCCCTCTCCCATGTTCGGCAGATCATTGCCATGGGTGAAGCTGCCCATCGTATTCATGACGTGTTCTCTCCCATTCGGCAGGTGAACGTCGTATCGAATATGAAAGCAGCGGTAATTGAAGCCCACAGGGCTGCCCGGCCCGGTGACGTGGTGCTGCTGTCTCCGGCCTGCGCCAGTTTTGATCTGTTTGAAA harbors:
- the murD gene encoding UDP-N-acetylmuramoyl-L-alanine--D-glutamate ligase, coding for MQLPRTSYILICGLGRSGMAMAKFLAARGYTVKATDSDAAKNVHAIELHELGIDTRIGSHDSDTFNRAGAIVVSPGIPLNIPHLVQAKAAGVPLFGDLDIFSQHNTTPMVAITGTNGKTTVTTLVRDMLEASGISTFTGGNIGTPLVEYLMSDTPARVVVAEISSFQLDLARRFAPETAVLLNISPDHLDRYQGMADYCRSKWSIFKNQTPDHAAIINADMDDTCHVRPNLSARLYEFSSTPGTRIHRGAKVENQTIHLVLPETASDHPRQIKCENRVRIPGIHNLENIAAAALATLCAGGTLSGIQQAVNAFNGLPHRLTFVTEIEGIEFYNDSKATNTDAVIRALACFTKPVVLILGGREKDTDFTLLEPALSHVRQIIAMGEAAHRIHDVFSPIRQVNVVSNMKAAVIEAHRAARPGDVVLLSPACASFDLFENYAARGDAFTRHVQDLEAKNHG